The Hemicordylus capensis ecotype Gifberg chromosome 6, rHemCap1.1.pri, whole genome shotgun sequence genome window below encodes:
- the LOC128328920 gene encoding uncharacterized protein LOC128328920 isoform X2 — MCLEMLMRQQHWTCCCWLGLCFWLLAGDGGCVSIDLCRSPPCGSSSEGEHQPSRQQCQGARCSGRASRPSRGFAYTATTLRGQPHSKQQGLVLQQQQQQQQQSLEGSPLGHTAALAVQGAGESCSGGGGGGCTTRAPNGTLQDCKGIECRLPLRMRQKPQMALKTIPCSPNPGEGCPEPTLVRVTEKAAQFIGEDLASYTASELGGTALGVQLTCDVKPGENEVPSEDALVLQLQLMKGQEKFVEMLRSQQMLIVDLQQKLSEQQNTLVTQQQEIIEQQRKMYEQMDLVKVQYGMLFDTVKQMSFKSLQEDIQHYFEANLQGLQNQVRNHLQKSYSVHKVEVDAKVIDVGEPSLDCGLCESDEFCNFQKTPSQCEKCTLCPAGFFQLSECSANADRICQDRDECIESPNICGERIKCLNTPGGFRCLGIAEKEAALGLCGEEYFFNKELQECQACLMCEDGVVAFPCSTVSDTICSIASENKLSESWAANIALPLAKSGTSQVYPGLNLKIKGKQEDEIVMVEGDSLVFKQHGLMWADFNFAVKHNCRNFLQLSLKFNNSEEGYELSGVRIEQPEGKIFQSVSVSSAAEVEPSQMLSVFLKSPNQFCNQSKDLNIYELNTPLSLLWLSHDTGAVAMTAQMSTAMHYQSSYRPTFKLVSLSDPYMLTLSHDGRAIKFTETGVVKFVFHQALYSMGHTCVREGFSLVSFLNRNGTNAELMTVHKTGVNYRDTSISASGATKVGAGDLISFEILSPAQCNVRYFGDSSGISMLSLIWIPSAISTTLSASVSITGLPTGAVRNKLLDFIQISPNEKQIRLVSTGQLAQKYFVFIERGVASVVFNLKLIHSCNILRVTLNHLMSDHAQPTAIAQQVGGQMPEGSIWTSVGLRSSFEVRNGTMISISLDCVRGRINHIAHEHGTCLSVLWISS, encoded by the exons atGTGTTTGGAGATGCTGATGAGACAGCAACATTGGACTTGCTGTTGCTGGCTGGGGCTTTGCTTCTGGTTGCTGGCTGGAGATGGAGGATGTGTTAGCATCGACCTCTGTCGGAGCCCCCCATGTGGCAGTAGCAGTGAGGGTGAGCATCAGCCCTCCAGACAGCAGTGCCAGGGGGCCCGCTGCTCAGGCAGGGCAAGCCGCCCCTCCCGTGGCTTTGCTTACACAGCCACAACTCTGCGCGGACAACCTCACAGCAAGCAGCAAGGACTTgttctccagcagcagcagcaacaacagcaacagtctcTAGAGGGGAGCCCTCTGGGACACACTGCAGCCCTTGCTGTacagggagcaggagagagctgttctggaggaggaggcggaggctgTACCACCCGGGCTCCCAATGGCACCCTACAGGACTGCAAGGGCATTGAATGCAGGCTGCCCCTGCGCATGCGTCAGAAGCCCCAGATGGCTCTCAAGACTATCCCCTGCTCCCCAAACCCGGGGGAAGGCTGCCCTGAGCCTACCTTGGTCAGAGTAACAGAGAAGGCAGCCCAGTTCATCGGGGAGGACCTTGCCTCCTACACAGCATCAGAACTGGGGGGCACTGCTCTAGGTGTTCAGCTTACCTGCGATGTCAAACCAG GGGAAAATGAGGTTCCATCTGAAGATGCGCTTGTACTACAGCTTCAGCTTATGAAGGGACAGGAGAAATTTGTTGAAATGTTAAGAAGCCAGCAGATGCTAATAGTGGATTTACAGCAAAAGCTCTCGGAACAACAGAACACATTGGTCACCCAGCAGCAGGAAATTATTGAGCAACAACGGAAAATGTATGAGCAAATGGATCTGGTCAAAGTCCAGTATGGTATGCTTTTTGACACGGTGAAGCAAATGTCGTTTAAGAGCTTGCAAGAGGATATTCAACATTATTTCGAAGCCAATCTTCAAGGCCTTCAAAACCAAGTCAGAAATCATCTCCAGAAGTCCTATTCTGTGCATAAAGTTGAAGTTGATGCAAAAGTGATTGATGTTGGGGAGCCTTCACTGGACTGTGGCCTTTGTGAAAGTGATGAATTTTGCAATTTCCAGAAGACACCCTCACAGTGTGAAAAATGCACCTTGTGCCCAGCTGGCTTTTTCCAGCTGTCTGAGTGTTCTGCAAATGCTGATCGGATATGCCAG GATAGAGATGAATGCATTGAATCGCCAAACATCTGTGGGGAAAGGATAAAATGCCTGAACACACCAG GAGGCTTCCGATGTCTTGGAATTGCAGAAAAAGAAGCTGCTTTGGGATTGTGCGGGGAGGAGTATTTTTTCAACAAAGAGCTTCAAGAGTGCCAGGCATGTCTAATGTGTGAAGATGGAGTGGTTGCCTTCCCTTGCTCCACGGTTAGTGATACCATTTGTTCAATAGCCAGTGAAAACAAGCTGTCTGAGTCGTGGGCAGCAAACATTGCCTTGCCCTTGGCAAAGTCTGGCACCTCTCAAGTCTACCCTGGCTTAAACCTGAAAATCAAGGGGAAACAAGAAGATGAAATAGTGATGGTGGAAGGGGACAGCTTGGTGTTCAAGCAGCATGGCTTAATGTGGGCCGACTTCAACTTCGCTGTGAAGCACAACTGCAGGAATTTCCTCCAACTGTCCTTAAAATTCAACAATAGCGAGGAAGGCTACGAGCTGAGTGGAGTTCGTATTGAACAGCCAGAAGGGAAGATTTTCCAGAGTGTCAGTGTGAGCAGCGCTGCGGAGGTGGAACCAAGCCAAATGCTTTCCGTGTTTCTGAAGAGTCCGAATCAGTTCTGCAACCAGAGTAAAGACTTAAATATTTACGAGCTCAATACACCTCTTAGTTTGTTGTGGTTGTCCCATGATACGGGAGCAGTGGCCATGACGGCACAAATGTCAACCGCGATGCACTATCAAAGCAGCTATCGGCCGACCTTTAAATTGGTTTCCCTTTCCGACCCATACATGCTAACGTTGTCCCACGATGGCAGGGCCATCAAGTTTACTGAAACTGGTGTGGTGAAGTTTGTTTTCCACCAAGCGTTGTACTCCATGGGCCACACCTGTGTCCGCGAAGGGTTTTCCCTGGTTTCTTTTCTCAACAGGAATGGCACCAATGCAGAACTAATGACTGTGCATAAGACTGGGGTCAATTATAGAGACACGTCAATCTCAGCCTCTGGAGCCACCAAAGTTGGAGCTGGGGATCTGATTAGCTTTGAGATCCTTTCCCCGGCACAATGCAATGTTCGCTATTTCGGAGACAGCTCTGGTATTAGTATGCTCAGCCTCATCTGGATCCCATCTGCCATTTCCACCACTCTTTCAGCCTCTGTCTCCATTACAGGTTTGCCTACAGGTGCTGTCAGAAACAAATTACTGGATTTCATTCAGATCTCCCCCAACGAGAAACAGATACGGTTGGTTTCCACTGGACAGCTTGCTCAGAAGTATTTTGTATTTATCGAAAGGGGAGTTGCCAGCGTTGTGTTTAATTTAAAATTGATCCACTCATGTAACATACTCAGAGTGACTCTAAATCATCTTATGAGTGACCATGCTCAGCCTACAGCAATTGCTCAGCAGGTTGGAGGTCAAATGCCAGAAGGAAGCATCTGGACCAGTGTTGGTCTCCGCTCTTCTTTTGAAGTTCGCAATGGCACAATGATATCCATTTCCCTTGACTGTGTGCGTGGCAGGATCAACCACATTGCTCATGAACATGGAACCTGCTTATCTGTGTTATGGATTTCATCTTAG
- the LOC128328920 gene encoding uncharacterized protein LOC128328920 isoform X1, whose protein sequence is MLAVLGRLSCDRSSRHRRTLMCLEMLMRQQHWTCCCWLGLCFWLLAGDGGCVSIDLCRSPPCGSSSEGEHQPSRQQCQGARCSGRASRPSRGFAYTATTLRGQPHSKQQGLVLQQQQQQQQQSLEGSPLGHTAALAVQGAGESCSGGGGGGCTTRAPNGTLQDCKGIECRLPLRMRQKPQMALKTIPCSPNPGEGCPEPTLVRVTEKAAQFIGEDLASYTASELGGTALGVQLTCDVKPGENEVPSEDALVLQLQLMKGQEKFVEMLRSQQMLIVDLQQKLSEQQNTLVTQQQEIIEQQRKMYEQMDLVKVQYGMLFDTVKQMSFKSLQEDIQHYFEANLQGLQNQVRNHLQKSYSVHKVEVDAKVIDVGEPSLDCGLCESDEFCNFQKTPSQCEKCTLCPAGFFQLSECSANADRICQDRDECIESPNICGERIKCLNTPGGFRCLGIAEKEAALGLCGEEYFFNKELQECQACLMCEDGVVAFPCSTVSDTICSIASENKLSESWAANIALPLAKSGTSQVYPGLNLKIKGKQEDEIVMVEGDSLVFKQHGLMWADFNFAVKHNCRNFLQLSLKFNNSEEGYELSGVRIEQPEGKIFQSVSVSSAAEVEPSQMLSVFLKSPNQFCNQSKDLNIYELNTPLSLLWLSHDTGAVAMTAQMSTAMHYQSSYRPTFKLVSLSDPYMLTLSHDGRAIKFTETGVVKFVFHQALYSMGHTCVREGFSLVSFLNRNGTNAELMTVHKTGVNYRDTSISASGATKVGAGDLISFEILSPAQCNVRYFGDSSGISMLSLIWIPSAISTTLSASVSITGLPTGAVRNKLLDFIQISPNEKQIRLVSTGQLAQKYFVFIERGVASVVFNLKLIHSCNILRVTLNHLMSDHAQPTAIAQQVGGQMPEGSIWTSVGLRSSFEVRNGTMISISLDCVRGRINHIAHEHGTCLSVLWISS, encoded by the exons ATGCTTGCTGTCCTAGGGAGACTAAGCTGCGACCGCTCATCCCGGCACAGAAGAACCTTG atGTGTTTGGAGATGCTGATGAGACAGCAACATTGGACTTGCTGTTGCTGGCTGGGGCTTTGCTTCTGGTTGCTGGCTGGAGATGGAGGATGTGTTAGCATCGACCTCTGTCGGAGCCCCCCATGTGGCAGTAGCAGTGAGGGTGAGCATCAGCCCTCCAGACAGCAGTGCCAGGGGGCCCGCTGCTCAGGCAGGGCAAGCCGCCCCTCCCGTGGCTTTGCTTACACAGCCACAACTCTGCGCGGACAACCTCACAGCAAGCAGCAAGGACTTgttctccagcagcagcagcaacaacagcaacagtctcTAGAGGGGAGCCCTCTGGGACACACTGCAGCCCTTGCTGTacagggagcaggagagagctgttctggaggaggaggcggaggctgTACCACCCGGGCTCCCAATGGCACCCTACAGGACTGCAAGGGCATTGAATGCAGGCTGCCCCTGCGCATGCGTCAGAAGCCCCAGATGGCTCTCAAGACTATCCCCTGCTCCCCAAACCCGGGGGAAGGCTGCCCTGAGCCTACCTTGGTCAGAGTAACAGAGAAGGCAGCCCAGTTCATCGGGGAGGACCTTGCCTCCTACACAGCATCAGAACTGGGGGGCACTGCTCTAGGTGTTCAGCTTACCTGCGATGTCAAACCAG GGGAAAATGAGGTTCCATCTGAAGATGCGCTTGTACTACAGCTTCAGCTTATGAAGGGACAGGAGAAATTTGTTGAAATGTTAAGAAGCCAGCAGATGCTAATAGTGGATTTACAGCAAAAGCTCTCGGAACAACAGAACACATTGGTCACCCAGCAGCAGGAAATTATTGAGCAACAACGGAAAATGTATGAGCAAATGGATCTGGTCAAAGTCCAGTATGGTATGCTTTTTGACACGGTGAAGCAAATGTCGTTTAAGAGCTTGCAAGAGGATATTCAACATTATTTCGAAGCCAATCTTCAAGGCCTTCAAAACCAAGTCAGAAATCATCTCCAGAAGTCCTATTCTGTGCATAAAGTTGAAGTTGATGCAAAAGTGATTGATGTTGGGGAGCCTTCACTGGACTGTGGCCTTTGTGAAAGTGATGAATTTTGCAATTTCCAGAAGACACCCTCACAGTGTGAAAAATGCACCTTGTGCCCAGCTGGCTTTTTCCAGCTGTCTGAGTGTTCTGCAAATGCTGATCGGATATGCCAG GATAGAGATGAATGCATTGAATCGCCAAACATCTGTGGGGAAAGGATAAAATGCCTGAACACACCAG GAGGCTTCCGATGTCTTGGAATTGCAGAAAAAGAAGCTGCTTTGGGATTGTGCGGGGAGGAGTATTTTTTCAACAAAGAGCTTCAAGAGTGCCAGGCATGTCTAATGTGTGAAGATGGAGTGGTTGCCTTCCCTTGCTCCACGGTTAGTGATACCATTTGTTCAATAGCCAGTGAAAACAAGCTGTCTGAGTCGTGGGCAGCAAACATTGCCTTGCCCTTGGCAAAGTCTGGCACCTCTCAAGTCTACCCTGGCTTAAACCTGAAAATCAAGGGGAAACAAGAAGATGAAATAGTGATGGTGGAAGGGGACAGCTTGGTGTTCAAGCAGCATGGCTTAATGTGGGCCGACTTCAACTTCGCTGTGAAGCACAACTGCAGGAATTTCCTCCAACTGTCCTTAAAATTCAACAATAGCGAGGAAGGCTACGAGCTGAGTGGAGTTCGTATTGAACAGCCAGAAGGGAAGATTTTCCAGAGTGTCAGTGTGAGCAGCGCTGCGGAGGTGGAACCAAGCCAAATGCTTTCCGTGTTTCTGAAGAGTCCGAATCAGTTCTGCAACCAGAGTAAAGACTTAAATATTTACGAGCTCAATACACCTCTTAGTTTGTTGTGGTTGTCCCATGATACGGGAGCAGTGGCCATGACGGCACAAATGTCAACCGCGATGCACTATCAAAGCAGCTATCGGCCGACCTTTAAATTGGTTTCCCTTTCCGACCCATACATGCTAACGTTGTCCCACGATGGCAGGGCCATCAAGTTTACTGAAACTGGTGTGGTGAAGTTTGTTTTCCACCAAGCGTTGTACTCCATGGGCCACACCTGTGTCCGCGAAGGGTTTTCCCTGGTTTCTTTTCTCAACAGGAATGGCACCAATGCAGAACTAATGACTGTGCATAAGACTGGGGTCAATTATAGAGACACGTCAATCTCAGCCTCTGGAGCCACCAAAGTTGGAGCTGGGGATCTGATTAGCTTTGAGATCCTTTCCCCGGCACAATGCAATGTTCGCTATTTCGGAGACAGCTCTGGTATTAGTATGCTCAGCCTCATCTGGATCCCATCTGCCATTTCCACCACTCTTTCAGCCTCTGTCTCCATTACAGGTTTGCCTACAGGTGCTGTCAGAAACAAATTACTGGATTTCATTCAGATCTCCCCCAACGAGAAACAGATACGGTTGGTTTCCACTGGACAGCTTGCTCAGAAGTATTTTGTATTTATCGAAAGGGGAGTTGCCAGCGTTGTGTTTAATTTAAAATTGATCCACTCATGTAACATACTCAGAGTGACTCTAAATCATCTTATGAGTGACCATGCTCAGCCTACAGCAATTGCTCAGCAGGTTGGAGGTCAAATGCCAGAAGGAAGCATCTGGACCAGTGTTGGTCTCCGCTCTTCTTTTGAAGTTCGCAATGGCACAATGATATCCATTTCCCTTGACTGTGTGCGTGGCAGGATCAACCACATTGCTCATGAACATGGAACCTGCTTATCTGTGTTATGGATTTCATCTTAG